In Pseudoalteromonas sp. NC201, a single window of DNA contains:
- a CDS encoding divergent polysaccharide deacetylase family protein produces MTFAVPAKQFAIVIDDIGNHQRDLELLSLPGGITFSILPHTPFSQQFAFAASRQQRELLLHVPMQAQDTEKALGPGALTTDMEKWQLQMTLGNALSTLPQVKGVNNHMGSALTEQIEPMKWTMEILKKRGLYFLDSRTTSHSQAQYAANLYGVKNVARQIFLDNDISTEALNKQWQHMLKLLDNHEHVIIIAHPYKETAAFLAAKLAELESIDAKLVPVSQLVEQKYVRLAEIAEQHAISGQLRLQE; encoded by the coding sequence ATGACTTTTGCAGTGCCAGCAAAACAGTTTGCCATTGTTATAGACGATATTGGCAATCACCAACGTGACTTAGAGTTGCTGTCCTTACCGGGTGGGATCACCTTTTCGATCCTGCCCCACACCCCTTTTTCTCAACAATTTGCCTTTGCAGCCAGTCGCCAACAACGCGAGCTTTTATTACATGTGCCAATGCAGGCACAAGACACGGAAAAGGCCCTTGGCCCGGGCGCATTAACCACCGATATGGAAAAGTGGCAGTTGCAAATGACACTTGGCAATGCGCTATCGACACTGCCTCAGGTTAAAGGCGTAAACAATCACATGGGCTCAGCATTAACAGAACAAATAGAGCCAATGAAATGGACAATGGAAATACTAAAAAAGCGCGGATTATACTTTTTGGATAGCCGTACCACTAGCCACAGTCAAGCCCAATATGCTGCCAACCTTTACGGCGTAAAAAACGTCGCTCGACAGATCTTTCTAGATAATGATATATCCACTGAGGCGCTCAACAAGCAGTGGCAACATATGCTTAAGCTACTTGATAATCACGAGCATGTTATTATCATTGCGCACCCATATAAGGAAACCGCCGCCTTTCTTGCAGCCAAGTTAGCTGAGCTTGAAAGTATTGATGCCAAACTTGTTCCCGTGTCTCAACTGGTTGAACAAAAATACGTACGACTTGCAGAAATTGCTGAGCAACACGCTATTTCCGGGCAATTAAGGCTCCAAGAATAA
- a CDS encoding GNAT family N-acetyltransferase translates to MIIIRQFQSGEEAVLRKLMFDTIRSVNIQHYSNSQVNAWAHSDVVDKSWQDRLRSNQPLVAVLNGKIVGFADIQADGLIDHFFCHAEHQGQGIGKALMLALLEHSKITNTTRLFSHVSKTAKPFFEYFGFQVIKEQQVKVRGEVLTNYLMEKSMPAC, encoded by the coding sequence ATGATTATCATCAGACAATTTCAAAGCGGCGAAGAAGCAGTGTTACGCAAGCTTATGTTTGACACAATACGCTCGGTAAATATACAGCATTACTCCAATAGCCAAGTTAATGCATGGGCACATAGCGACGTTGTCGATAAAAGCTGGCAAGACCGATTAAGGAGCAATCAGCCCCTTGTCGCCGTACTAAATGGTAAAATTGTTGGCTTTGCCGATATCCAAGCTGACGGTCTTATTGATCACTTTTTTTGCCATGCAGAACATCAAGGCCAAGGCATAGGTAAAGCACTTATGCTCGCACTCTTAGAACACAGCAAAATAACCAACACAACGCGCTTATTTTCCCATGTTAGTAAAACGGCTAAACCTTTCTTTGAATATTTTGGTTTCCAAGTGATAAAGGAACAACAAGTGAAGGTTCGTGGCGAAGTGTTAACTAATTACCTGATGGAAAAGAGTATGCCTGCCTGCTAG
- a CDS encoding DUF2987 domain-containing protein yields MKKLLMLGAVASLLCNSVFAAERSVEYGEINQILDLIANKAQSQYILSKFTVEVKQPDIALEDVKLWLEQDDKIIANGIIDKDGNIDLPILPQSRADQVNLVINQEKGAVAILVNTDIAPLTKQQVMYRDLFILLEDMDAFVELMAGSLSWFAPSFDELEFTFTEPASIQFVDAKGKTQKFVTDDEFKIQIPNKKKWMKQNPSLQFSALPTRFAPID; encoded by the coding sequence ATGAAAAAGTTACTGATGTTAGGTGCTGTTGCGAGCTTACTTTGCAACTCTGTTTTCGCCGCTGAGCGAAGTGTTGAATATGGTGAGATTAATCAAATTCTAGATTTAATCGCCAACAAAGCGCAGTCGCAATATATCTTGTCTAAATTTACAGTGGAAGTGAAGCAGCCTGATATCGCGCTTGAGGATGTTAAACTTTGGCTGGAGCAAGATGACAAGATCATTGCCAACGGTATCATAGACAAAGACGGCAATATTGATTTACCTATTCTCCCGCAGTCTCGTGCAGATCAAGTTAATTTAGTGATCAATCAAGAAAAAGGTGCCGTTGCGATTCTGGTCAATACCGATATAGCGCCGTTGACTAAGCAGCAGGTTATGTATCGCGATTTGTTTATTCTTTTAGAGGATATGGACGCTTTTGTTGAGTTGATGGCAGGTAGCTTGTCTTGGTTTGCTCCAAGCTTTGATGAACTAGAGTTTACATTTACCGAGCCTGCATCAATTCAGTTTGTGGATGCCAAGGGTAAAACCCAAAAGTTTGTGACGGATGATGAATTTAAGATCCAAATCCCTAATAAGAAAAAGTGGATGAAGCAAAATCCATCCTTGCAATTTAGTGCCTTACCCACGCGGTTTGCGCCCATAGATTAG
- a CDS encoding CBS domain-containing protein: MTQTVADLMTPDPFAVIAENTLQDAHNLMKEKNVRHIPVIDEAGALVGMLTQKIMIAKVMGIMATYGANALARKEKQTKVQDIMATDFASVRPSQSLQDVVRFFVDNRHGCMPVVDEQNKLVGILTSSDFVRLAAALLS, encoded by the coding sequence ATGACCCAAACCGTAGCTGATTTAATGACCCCAGATCCGTTCGCAGTGATTGCTGAAAATACCTTGCAAGATGCGCACAATTTAATGAAAGAAAAAAATGTTCGTCACATTCCAGTGATTGACGAAGCAGGAGCCTTAGTTGGTATGCTCACGCAAAAGATTATGATCGCCAAGGTAATGGGAATAATGGCAACCTATGGCGCAAATGCGCTTGCCAGAAAAGAAAAGCAAACAAAAGTACAAGATATTATGGCGACCGATTTTGCGAGCGTGCGCCCAAGCCAATCACTACAAGATGTGGTGCGCTTTTTTGTCGATAATCGCCATGGCTGTATGCCTGTGGTAGACGAGCAAAACAAATTGGTTGGAATACTGACTTCATCAGACTTTGTGCGACTCGCTGCTGCACTCTTGTCTTAA
- the pepB gene encoding aminopeptidase PepB produces the protein MSEKFIVRLSEDAKPEYLSAGAALSFEKDGAFIHLQQDETLKNIQKAARSIAQQGIKQVHLEGGLWCTESQWAFYQGFVSPKALDGVVFVDNDQSSLNELDALKASATWMRQMINGTAEDIYPESLAGKAAEFIQSLAPEHVSYQIIKGDALLEQQWIGIHEVGRGSERPPVLLELDYNPTGNDDAPVSAALVGKGITFDSGGYSIKPSEGMLTMKCDMGGAATVTAGLALAIQRGFDRRVKLFLCCAENLISGHAYKLGDILTYKNGTTVEIVNTDAEGRLVLADGLMAAGETGAELIIDAATLTGAALVAVGQEYNALFGLDKTLVGDVQQFASDEFEAAWPLPLEKWHQNNCPSPYADTANSRAQKGGGFGGASNAAGFLSRFVPNEGQGWVHIDLAASFQNSASGQWAAGATTLGMRTVARTLQEKA, from the coding sequence ATGTCAGAGAAATTTATTGTACGACTGAGTGAAGACGCAAAACCAGAGTATTTATCTGCTGGTGCTGCATTGTCGTTTGAAAAGGACGGTGCTTTTATCCATTTACAACAAGACGAAACGCTGAAGAATATTCAAAAGGCGGCTCGTAGCATCGCACAACAAGGGATTAAACAAGTTCATCTAGAAGGTGGCTTGTGGTGTACTGAATCTCAATGGGCTTTTTATCAAGGTTTTGTGTCACCAAAAGCATTAGATGGTGTGGTGTTTGTTGACAACGACCAGTCAAGTCTTAACGAACTTGATGCACTAAAAGCGTCGGCAACATGGATGCGTCAGATGATCAACGGGACGGCCGAAGATATTTATCCTGAAAGCCTTGCTGGAAAAGCGGCTGAGTTTATTCAGTCATTGGCACCTGAGCATGTTAGCTATCAAATCATTAAAGGCGACGCGCTGTTAGAGCAGCAATGGATTGGTATCCACGAAGTGGGACGCGGCAGTGAGCGTCCTCCTGTGTTGCTTGAGCTTGACTACAACCCAACAGGTAATGATGACGCACCAGTTAGCGCAGCACTTGTGGGTAAAGGGATCACGTTTGACTCAGGTGGCTACTCGATTAAGCCAAGCGAAGGCATGCTTACGATGAAGTGTGATATGGGCGGTGCGGCAACAGTAACGGCTGGTTTAGCGCTGGCTATTCAACGTGGTTTTGACCGTCGTGTTAAGTTGTTCCTATGTTGTGCTGAGAACCTTATCTCAGGCCATGCCTATAAGTTAGGTGATATTCTTACCTACAAAAATGGTACCACAGTTGAAATCGTAAATACCGATGCAGAGGGTCGCTTGGTGCTTGCTGATGGCTTGATGGCTGCCGGTGAAACAGGCGCAGAGCTTATCATTGATGCTGCGACATTAACGGGCGCCGCGCTCGTTGCTGTAGGCCAAGAGTACAATGCGTTATTTGGTTTAGACAAAACACTTGTCGGTGATGTACAGCAGTTCGCGAGTGACGAATTTGAAGCCGCGTGGCCATTGCCTCTAGAAAAGTGGCACCAAAATAACTGTCCATCGCCTTATGCGGATACAGCTAACAGCCGAGCGCAAAAAGGTGGCGGCTTTGGTGGTGCATCAAATGCAGCGGGTTTCCTGTCTCGCTTTGTACCAAACGAAGGTCAAGGTTGGGTGCATATCGACCTTGCGGCTTCTTTCCAAAATAGCGCTAGTGGTCAATGGGCCGCAGGTGCAACGACCTTAGGCATGAGAACCGTAGCGAGAACGCTTCAAGAAAAAGCGTAA
- the sfsA gene encoding DNA/RNA nuclease SfsA translates to MKFSRQLQQATLLKRYKRFLVDLRAPSGDEFTVHCANTGRMTNCADPGFTAYYSTSDNPKRKYIHSLELTQDNDGHFICVNTAVANKVSVEAIEQGRITQLQGYKTLQTEVKYGAENSRIDILLSDLENGQSSQFCYVEVKSVTLLEQQQGFFPDAETLRGQKHLRELIHIKQQGHRAVLLFAALHTGINCVKPASHIDQKYAALVKEAISHGVEIIAYRAHIDDNQVQLIEEIPFDYA, encoded by the coding sequence ATGAAGTTTTCTAGGCAATTACAACAAGCAACCTTGCTCAAACGATATAAACGCTTTCTTGTCGATTTACGCGCCCCAAGTGGTGACGAATTCACCGTACACTGCGCCAATACTGGTAGAATGACCAATTGTGCTGACCCGGGATTTACGGCCTATTACTCCACCAGCGATAACCCTAAACGAAAGTACATTCATTCGTTGGAGCTGACGCAAGATAATGATGGTCATTTTATTTGTGTAAATACAGCGGTGGCCAATAAAGTGTCTGTTGAGGCCATAGAGCAAGGAAGAATAACGCAACTGCAAGGCTACAAAACACTTCAAACTGAGGTGAAATACGGGGCTGAAAATAGCCGAATTGATATTTTGTTGAGCGACCTCGAAAATGGACAATCCTCGCAATTCTGCTACGTTGAAGTAAAGTCGGTGACTTTGCTCGAGCAACAGCAAGGTTTTTTCCCTGATGCAGAAACCTTAAGAGGTCAAAAACATCTTAGAGAATTAATCCACATTAAACAGCAAGGTCATCGTGCGGTGTTACTGTTTGCCGCGCTCCATACAGGGATAAATTGTGTCAAACCAGCCAGCCATATCGATCAAAAATATGCAGCGTTAGTAAAAGAAGCAATTTCTCATGGGGTAGAAATCATTGCTTACCGAGCGCATATTGACGACAACCAAGTACAATTAATTGAAGAAATTCCTTTTGATTACGCTTGA
- the dksA gene encoding RNA polymerase-binding protein DksA, whose product MPDQKKLGLLAQAGVEPYQEKPGEEYMNEAQRAHFKAILEAWRADLRNEVDRTKTHMQDEAANFPDPVDRAAQEEEFSLELRTRDRERKLIKKIEKTLQLIEDDDFGFCESCGIEIGIRRLEARPTADLCVDCKSLAEIKEKQQGRG is encoded by the coding sequence ATGCCAGACCAGAAAAAACTAGGGTTATTGGCTCAAGCCGGTGTAGAACCTTATCAAGAAAAGCCAGGCGAAGAATACATGAATGAAGCACAACGTGCTCATTTCAAAGCGATATTAGAAGCATGGCGTGCCGATCTACGTAATGAAGTAGATCGTACTAAGACACACATGCAAGACGAAGCGGCAAACTTTCCTGATCCTGTGGACCGTGCAGCGCAAGAAGAAGAGTTTTCTCTTGAACTGCGTACTCGCGACCGCGAGCGTAAGCTAATCAAGAAAATTGAGAAAACACTTCAACTTATCGAAGATGATGACTTCGGCTTTTGTGAGTCGTGCGGTATTGAAATCGGCATTCGCCGTTTAGAAGCGCGTCCAACAGCTGATCTTTGTGTTGATTGTAAATCTCTCGCAGAAATCAAAGAAAAACAACAAGGCAGAGGATAA
- the gluQRS gene encoding tRNA glutamyl-Q(34) synthetase GluQRS: MSPSLKQTGSYRGRFAPSPSGPLHFGSLVAALSSYLDAKVNQGKWLVRIEDIDTPRVVAGAADNILTTLEAYGLYWDEDVVYQSQRHALYQAYLTTLKSDSLVYACQCTRRQIKAMGGFYNNHCRALALSWQDNALRLQQRCPVTEFNDAIQGTVVIPPAIAHEDYIVKRRDGLFAYQLVVVVDDIEQKISHIVRGADLLEPTARQISLFRQLNRPSPKYAHVPLAVAEPGYKLSKQNHAPAIDNRNPLPTLYAALRYLYVPVDSLHNYQDIEALLAHAIDIFSLDRVPKVQEIQLDSLENGDFAFRPLFSSTSI, encoded by the coding sequence GTGTCCCCAAGCTTAAAGCAAACTGGGAGCTATCGCGGTCGATTTGCTCCCTCGCCTTCCGGACCGCTTCATTTCGGCTCTCTTGTGGCCGCCCTGAGTAGCTATTTAGATGCAAAAGTCAATCAAGGTAAATGGCTCGTTCGCATCGAAGATATAGACACACCGCGTGTAGTTGCGGGTGCTGCCGACAATATATTAACCACTCTTGAAGCATATGGCCTTTACTGGGATGAAGACGTTGTCTATCAATCGCAGCGCCATGCCCTATACCAAGCCTATTTGACGACACTAAAATCAGACTCCCTTGTGTATGCGTGTCAATGTACTAGAAGGCAAATTAAAGCAATGGGTGGGTTTTATAACAATCATTGCCGAGCTTTAGCGCTAAGTTGGCAAGATAACGCTTTGCGCCTACAGCAGCGCTGTCCAGTTACTGAATTTAATGATGCAATACAAGGCACGGTTGTCATTCCCCCTGCAATTGCGCATGAAGATTACATCGTTAAACGCCGCGACGGCTTATTTGCTTATCAATTGGTGGTGGTCGTTGACGACATAGAGCAAAAGATTAGTCATATCGTGCGTGGTGCCGACCTGCTAGAACCCACAGCAAGACAAATTAGTTTATTTCGACAACTCAATCGGCCATCACCTAAGTACGCTCACGTACCACTGGCTGTCGCAGAGCCCGGATATAAGTTATCTAAGCAGAATCATGCTCCAGCTATTGATAACCGCAACCCGTTACCAACCCTTTATGCCGCGCTGCGTTATTTGTATGTGCCAGTTGATTCTCTCCATAATTATCAAGATATTGAGGCATTACTGGCTCACGCTATTGACATTTTTAGTCTAGATCGCGTTCCTAAAGTACAAGAAATTCAACTAGACTCTCTAGAAAATGGCGATTTTGCTTTTCGCCCACTGTTTTCAAGTACTTCAATTTAG